The following coding sequences lie in one Zingiber officinale cultivar Zhangliang chromosome 2B, Zo_v1.1, whole genome shotgun sequence genomic window:
- the LOC122049017 gene encoding uncharacterized protein LOC122049017 has product MAHSPAVNHVCYAIALLCTASYCCQAQDAIQIVANAALCFDNRMVINNCLMSMGINTNGSSGSNGTMSNSTTIEPKPHGKSNATTEKSNATTNSNATTMTLCSSPCYGQMMLTATCMDGILSSFPFYSPGLVQGVQAIVNMSCRGMANSTTNSTTNSTVSHLAEPGPRTNTSRTSASANANTSRARASASASVRAVPDFATLVVSAFSILFIHRRSQISW; this is encoded by the exons ATGGCTCACTCTCCGGCAGTAAATCACGTATGCTACGCTATTGCATTGCTATGCACAGCTTCCTACTGTTGTCAAG CACAAGATGCGATTCAGATTGTTGCAAACGCTGCTCTTTGTTTCGATAACCGAATG GTGATCAATAACTGTCTGATGTCGATGGGAATAAACACAAACGGGAGCTCAGGCAGCAACGGGACGATGAGTAATTCTACCACAATTGAGCCGAAACCACACGGGAAGAGCAATGCGACGACGGAGAAGAGTAACGCGACGACGAATAGTAACGCGACGACAATGACGCTCTGTAGCTCTCCCTGTTACGGGCAAATGATGCTGACGGCCACCTGCATGGACGGCATTTTAAGCAGCTTCCCGTTCTACAGCCCCGGGCTTGTACAAGGGGTGCAGGCCATAGTGAACATGTCATGCCGTGGAATGGCCAATTCTACCACCAATTCCACCACCAATTCCACCGTATCACATTTGGCTGAGCCAG GTCCGCGTACAAACACATCAAGAACAAGTGCAAGTGCAAATGCAAACACATCAAGAGCAAGAGCAAGTGCAAGTGCAAGTGTTCGCGCTGTGCCAGATTTTGCCACTTTAGTTGTCTCTGCTTTTAGCATTCTTTTTATTCATAGGAGAAGCCAAATTTCATGGTAG